The following coding sequences are from one Bufo bufo chromosome 2, aBufBuf1.1, whole genome shotgun sequence window:
- the TAL2 gene encoding T-cell acute lymphocytic leukemia protein 2: MTRKIFTNTRERWRQQNVNSAFAELRKLIPTHPPDKKLSKNETLRLAMRYINFLINILGDQAITKDGATSEKTILGIFEPEPQLSNLPEWTMMDHSSDSSPGTSSDTQDCWSLVHSP, from the coding sequence ATGACTCGCAAAATCTTCACCAACACAAGAGAGCGATGGAGGCAACAGAATGTCAATAGTGCTTTTGCAGAGCTGAGAAAACTTATTCCAACTCACCCACCTGACAAGAAATTAAGTAAAAATGAAACTCTAAGACTGGCTATGAGATACATCAATTTTCTTATCAATATACTTGGAGACCAGGCTATAACAAAAGATGGAGCAACATCAGAAAAAACTATTTTGGGCATCTTTGAACCTGAGCCGCAATTGTCAAATCTACCAGAATGGACTATGATGGATCACTCCAGTGACTCTTCTCCTGGAACAAGCAGTGATACTCAGGATTGCTGGTCATTAGTCCACTCTCCATAG